The following proteins come from a genomic window of Dehalococcoidia bacterium:
- the lpdA gene encoding dihydrolipoyl dehydrogenase translates to MSDYDVIVIGAGPGGYVASIRASQLGLKTLCVEKETIGGVCLNWGCIPSKTLLRNAEILNLVKRAGDFGITVGNIRADYAKGFQRSREVVGRLTKGVEQLLIKNAVEFRQGAAYIDNPNQVTVSGEQYTTRNVIVATGARPKVPEGVLIDGQIVMTSLEAILSDIVPDRVAIIGAGAIGVEFAYLYQSYGSKVTLIESMSQILPKEDEEISKALSRSFRKLGIEMHTSTSVSELVCLENKGRITLDSQGTKKEFWVDRVLVATGITPNIENIGIENAQAHITDGFVSVDENLLVNGKNVYAIGDINGRIPLAHVAQAEGVFAAEHIAGLAPQPLDYNAMPRAVYCNPQIASIGLTEKEATDKGYSVKVGKFPFLANGKSLTADEREGFVKIVGEANTGELLGAHLIGHEVTELLGELSLTRALDGTTQELGGLVKAHPSASEVIKEAALATYESALHI, encoded by the coding sequence ATGTCAGACTATGATGTCATTGTAATTGGGGCAGGACCAGGAGGCTACGTAGCTTCAATACGTGCGTCTCAATTAGGCCTGAAAACTCTATGCGTCGAAAAAGAAACCATAGGTGGCGTCTGCCTGAATTGGGGCTGCATTCCTTCAAAAACACTTCTTCGTAACGCTGAAATTTTGAATCTCGTAAAAAGAGCAGGGGATTTTGGAATTACCGTTGGGAATATAAGAGCAGATTACGCTAAGGGTTTTCAAAGGAGTCGGGAAGTGGTCGGAAGGCTCACAAAAGGAGTCGAGCAGCTTCTTATTAAAAATGCTGTAGAATTCCGTCAAGGTGCTGCTTATATTGATAATCCAAACCAAGTGACTGTTTCTGGCGAACAATATACGACTCGAAATGTGATCGTCGCTACCGGGGCAAGGCCAAAGGTTCCTGAAGGGGTTCTTATTGATGGTCAGATTGTAATGACCTCACTTGAAGCAATCCTCAGTGACATAGTTCCTGATCGTGTCGCGATAATAGGTGCTGGTGCAATAGGCGTAGAGTTTGCCTACCTGTACCAGAGCTACGGATCAAAAGTGACATTAATTGAATCGATGTCGCAAATTTTACCAAAAGAAGATGAGGAGATTTCAAAAGCTTTATCAAGGTCATTTCGCAAATTAGGAATTGAAATGCATACCAGCACCAGCGTCTCTGAATTGGTCTGTTTGGAAAATAAAGGTAGAATCACCCTTGATAGTCAAGGGACTAAGAAAGAATTTTGGGTTGATAGAGTTCTAGTTGCGACTGGAATCACACCCAATATTGAGAATATTGGAATAGAAAATGCTCAGGCCCATATTACGGATGGGTTTGTCTCAGTAGATGAAAATTTGCTTGTAAATGGGAAGAATGTATATGCAATCGGTGATATAAATGGGAGGATCCCTTTAGCACATGTGGCTCAAGCTGAAGGAGTCTTTGCAGCAGAACATATCGCGGGATTGGCACCACAGCCGTTAGACTATAATGCCATGCCAAGAGCAGTTTACTGTAACCCTCAAATTGCTAGCATAGGGTTAACAGAAAAAGAAGCCACCGATAAAGGTTATTCAGTTAAAGTAGGGAAGTTCCCTTTCTTGGCAAACGGGAAATCACTGACCGCCGATGAGCGTGAAGGGTTTGTTAAAATTGTTGGAGAAGCAAACACCGGAGAGTTACTCGGTGCTCATTTGATAGGACATGAGGTAACAGAATTACTTGGAGAGCTAAGTCTTACCCGTGCTTTAGATGGGACGACTCAAGAGTTAGGAGGGCTTGTAAAAGCCCATCCTAGTGCATCAGAAGTGATAAAAGAGGCAGCGCTTGCTACATATGAGAGCGCGCTTCATATTTAG
- a CDS encoding HPP family protein, whose product MIDIAKMRLYMTQIGLATLTLALTIWAADLITGSITSRAVVVGAIASTAFILFISPHSNTARHRHVIGGHLVSIAIALPFALFANSVSGVAFSFYIAIAVGLSMLAMAAINTEHPPAAGTAFAIVAHGVSFSLVFFVLIAIGSLVAVHSIFRRWMKDLY is encoded by the coding sequence TTGATAGATATAGCAAAAATGCGTCTGTATATGACTCAAATTGGCTTAGCTACTCTAACATTGGCTTTAACAATTTGGGCGGCTGACTTGATCACCGGTTCAATCACATCTAGAGCCGTGGTGGTAGGTGCGATTGCATCCACGGCGTTTATATTATTTATATCGCCTCATAGTAATACTGCTAGGCACAGGCATGTAATAGGCGGTCATTTGGTATCTATTGCTATCGCTCTTCCATTTGCATTGTTCGCAAACTCTGTTTCTGGAGTTGCTTTTAGCTTTTACATTGCTATAGCAGTTGGCTTGTCCATGTTAGCTATGGCTGCAATTAATACTGAGCATCCACCAGCTGCTGGCACAGCGTTTGCGATTGTTGCACACGGGGTGAGCTTCTCACTTGTTTTTTTTGTGTTAATAGCTATTGGTTCACTCGTTGCGGTTCACTCAATTTTCAGAAGATGGATGAAAGATTTGTACTAG
- a CDS encoding antibiotic biosynthesis monooxygenase, whose translation MKIYKFARLQPGYYAGGIRGKWWNKQFYTYTVWEDRDAMLAFVNSEPHKKAIHRIMEFAGTGSCFSEFVSDSPPDWEVAETQLLKPTKYFVPSGIGDRRYR comes from the coding sequence ATGAAGATTTACAAGTTCGCCCGATTGCAGCCGGGTTACTACGCTGGGGGGATAAGAGGTAAATGGTGGAATAAGCAATTTTATACCTATACGGTGTGGGAAGACCGAGATGCAATGCTTGCATTTGTAAACTCGGAGCCTCATAAAAAAGCTATACATCGAATAATGGAATTTGCAGGTACAGGCTCCTGTTTCTCTGAATTTGTCAGTGATTCCCCGCCTGACTGGGAAGTTGCAGAAACCCAGCTATTAAAACCTACAAAGTACTTCGTACCTTCTGGCATTGGTGATAGACGGTACCGCTAG
- a CDS encoding SDR family oxidoreductase — protein sequence MLDGIKGKVAIVTGAGRGIGQGVALRLAQEGAKLVINDRDQEPLDETIKRIQKDGGEVVGIAESVTADDIGEKLAQKALDTFGDIHIVVPAAGFLWDGMIHRMTNEQFETIINVHLGGTFKVVRDSFKIMREKAREEKENGTTVPARRIVTISSLSGFGNLGQANYSAAKAGIAGLTRTVAIEGAMFNVLANSLAFGLIDTRMTRPIESQNEYVDGAVQGIPETARQKALEEIPLHRAGSIEEAVGPIVFFCSDLSTYTTGALLEVNGGVHIT from the coding sequence ATGCTTGATGGAATAAAAGGTAAAGTTGCGATCGTCACAGGTGCGGGACGAGGTATAGGTCAGGGAGTCGCATTACGGCTTGCTCAAGAAGGAGCAAAATTAGTAATTAATGATCGAGACCAAGAACCATTAGACGAAACCATAAAACGCATCCAAAAAGATGGAGGAGAAGTAGTTGGCATTGCAGAATCAGTAACTGCAGACGATATAGGGGAAAAATTAGCGCAAAAAGCATTAGATACTTTTGGGGATATTCATATAGTAGTCCCTGCCGCGGGCTTCTTGTGGGACGGCATGATCCATCGAATGACTAATGAACAATTTGAAACGATAATAAATGTCCATCTAGGCGGGACTTTCAAAGTTGTACGTGATTCTTTCAAAATCATGCGTGAAAAGGCGCGAGAAGAAAAAGAAAACGGAACCACTGTACCAGCAAGAAGGATCGTCACTATCTCTTCTCTTTCCGGGTTTGGAAATCTAGGGCAGGCTAATTATTCCGCAGCAAAAGCAGGGATTGCCGGATTGACGCGTACAGTTGCCATAGAAGGTGCAATGTTCAATGTGCTAGCAAATTCACTTGCCTTCGGCCTTATAGATACCCGTATGACACGACCCATAGAATCACAAAACGAATATGTAGACGGAGCAGTTCAAGGAATTCCTGAAACCGCCCGGCAGAAAGCACTAGAAGAAATCCCATTGCATAGAGCAGGTTCTATTGAAGAAGCCGTAGGGCCAATAGTATTTTTCTGTTCTGATTTATCTACCTACACTACTGGTGCGTTGCTAGAAGTTAACGGTGGAGTCCACATAACTTAG
- a CDS encoding Maf family nucleotide pyrophosphatase, with product MNSQDDVKELPILKLYIDGFGRQGEAIANFEGKTIFVFGGIPGETVLAQVIAERRSYTAAEVVEVLVPSDKRVSAPCKFFGRCTGCQWQHISYDTQLEIKRDILIDALFRIGGIEPLVLPTLGSAQQLGYRNHARFTVSKEGGRLGYVHKERRKHVEIENCLLMAPWINEAIELLQGKVSETTQLSLRYGMNTGSYLLQPTFQNPDISLKSGQKYYEEILLSKRFQVSSPSFFQVNSLQAEHIARLVIDELELDGTQTIVDAYAGVSTFAVLIADQAKKVIAVEESASALIDATVNTKDISNVEIFQAKTEELLSSIAGNEIDAVILDPPRSGCMQGTLDALLDFPPPKIVYISCEPETLARDLSILTAGPFKIKNVQPIDMFPQTHHVESITTLIRDNDRLNLINARQSLTLASGSPRRIEILQGLGLEFDVKTSTVEEPSVPDGTNPIELAKNRAYEKAISVGSDTFEGTVLGADTVVEIDGRILGKPSDSEQAREMLNLLRDKEHRVITAVCAYDVSVGEFLISHKTSIVHMRKYSDEDIETYIASGDPMDKAGAYAIQNHYFAPVEKINGCYLNIVGLPVCTTLNLLQRFGIRIKNDLQSSLLGLTRCPECKKAVGLQQPSGRKRR from the coding sequence ATGAATTCTCAAGACGATGTAAAAGAATTACCAATATTAAAATTGTATATAGATGGTTTTGGACGCCAGGGTGAGGCTATAGCCAATTTCGAAGGGAAAACGATCTTCGTTTTTGGAGGTATCCCCGGTGAGACTGTTTTGGCACAGGTTATAGCGGAACGCAGGAGCTATACAGCCGCGGAAGTAGTTGAAGTGCTGGTGCCTTCAGATAAGCGGGTTTCTGCACCTTGCAAATTCTTTGGCCGATGTACTGGATGTCAATGGCAGCATATTAGTTACGACACTCAATTAGAGATAAAGCGTGACATTCTGATTGATGCACTCTTCCGGATTGGTGGAATAGAGCCGTTAGTCTTACCAACACTTGGGAGCGCTCAACAATTAGGCTATAGGAATCATGCTCGCTTCACTGTTAGCAAGGAAGGTGGGCGATTAGGTTATGTGCATAAAGAGCGCAGAAAGCATGTGGAGATTGAAAATTGCTTACTGATGGCGCCATGGATCAATGAAGCTATTGAATTGCTTCAAGGGAAAGTAAGTGAAACAACTCAGCTATCTCTTCGGTACGGGATGAATACGGGTAGTTATCTGCTTCAGCCAACTTTTCAAAATCCTGATATTTCGCTCAAATCTGGTCAAAAATATTACGAAGAAATTCTTTTAAGCAAGAGGTTTCAAGTTTCTTCCCCTTCGTTCTTCCAAGTAAACTCTCTCCAGGCAGAACATATCGCACGTTTAGTTATAGATGAATTAGAACTTGATGGTACTCAAACCATTGTAGACGCCTATGCAGGAGTGTCTACATTTGCTGTGCTAATTGCAGACCAAGCTAAGAAAGTAATCGCGGTTGAAGAGTCTGCTTCTGCTTTGATTGATGCCACTGTTAATACTAAGGATATTAGTAATGTGGAGATATTTCAGGCAAAAACGGAAGAATTGCTTTCGAGTATTGCCGGCAATGAAATCGATGCAGTAATTTTGGATCCACCACGTTCTGGTTGTATGCAAGGTACATTGGATGCGTTACTGGACTTTCCTCCTCCAAAGATTGTGTATATTTCGTGCGAGCCTGAAACTTTGGCTAGGGATTTATCTATTCTTACAGCCGGCCCTTTTAAAATAAAAAACGTACAACCGATCGATATGTTTCCCCAGACCCACCATGTTGAATCAATCACGACCCTAATCAGGGACAATGACAGGTTAAATCTGATCAATGCAAGGCAATCACTCACATTAGCTTCAGGTTCTCCTCGGCGAATAGAGATTCTCCAAGGGCTAGGGTTAGAATTTGATGTTAAAACCTCTACAGTTGAAGAACCTTCGGTTCCGGATGGGACAAACCCAATAGAACTTGCAAAGAATAGAGCGTATGAAAAGGCTATATCGGTCGGATCAGATACATTTGAAGGAACAGTTTTGGGTGCAGATACGGTTGTGGAAATTGACGGGAGAATTTTAGGCAAGCCCAGCGATTCTGAGCAGGCACGGGAAATGCTCAATTTATTACGAGATAAAGAGCATAGGGTTATTACGGCAGTTTGTGCTTATGATGTTAGTGTTGGCGAGTTTTTGATTAGCCATAAAACATCAATAGTGCATATGAGGAAATACTCAGACGAAGATATCGAGACTTATATTGCATCAGGTGATCCTATGGACAAGGCTGGTGCATATGCAATTCAAAATCACTATTTTGCGCCTGTCGAAAAAATCAACGGATGCTATTTGAATATTGTCGGTTTACCTGTGTGTACAACTCTGAACCTATTGCAAAGGTTTGGTATTAGAATAAAAAACGATTTACAGTCTTCTTTGTTAGGTCTGACAAGGTGCCCAGAATGTAAAAAAGCAGTGGGACTGCAACAGCCTTCGGGCAGGAAGAGGCGATGA
- a CDS encoding twin-arginine translocase TatA/TatE family subunit yields MNIFGIGNLELLWVLIIALVLLGPARMIDAARSAGKYWREAQHLLKATADSATIDLDRPIASPKTKLEPIPPPEDSFSRNDDVGGDASEKREV; encoded by the coding sequence ATGAATATTTTTGGCATAGGTAATTTAGAATTACTTTGGGTCTTGATTATTGCACTTGTTTTACTTGGGCCAGCCCGAATGATAGACGCCGCGCGCTCTGCAGGTAAGTATTGGCGTGAGGCTCAGCATCTATTGAAAGCGACAGCAGATTCTGCCACTATCGATTTAGATAGGCCAATAGCTTCTCCAAAAACTAAATTAGAACCTATACCTCCACCTGAAGATTCTTTTTCAAGAAACGACGACGTTGGTGGTGATGCTTCGGAAAAAAGAGAAGTTTAG
- the tatC gene encoding twin-arginine translocase subunit TatC: MAEVMTLRDHLEELRKRILFIVVFIVITMVAAFVFRDTILDFLLEPGFSQLDEKPIATEVLETVSVTFKVTLMVAFAVSTPVLLYQLIMFASPGLTVRERVYLFLFLPMVIIAFATGMAFAYYVLFPPAFNFLFNFGSENINAEIRISSYINVLISLMFWMGVIFQIPLVLFGLARLGVVTPRLLGRFRRFAILLAFVAAAIITPTFDPVNQTLVAVPIIVLYELGILLARVGQLLRKRSQNDTEKKGFFRKLVSRLRFWKR, from the coding sequence TTGGCTGAGGTTATGACGCTCCGGGATCATCTAGAAGAATTACGTAAACGTATTTTGTTCATAGTTGTTTTCATTGTAATCACAATGGTTGCGGCTTTTGTTTTTAGAGACACAATTCTTGATTTTTTGCTCGAACCAGGGTTTTCTCAGCTTGATGAAAAACCTATAGCGACTGAAGTGCTGGAAACAGTAAGCGTCACTTTCAAAGTTACGTTGATGGTCGCATTTGCTGTTTCTACTCCTGTTCTACTCTATCAATTAATCATGTTTGCCTCACCCGGGCTCACTGTTCGAGAGCGGGTCTATCTATTTTTATTTTTGCCAATGGTGATTATTGCCTTTGCTACAGGAATGGCTTTTGCCTATTACGTTTTATTTCCACCGGCGTTTAATTTTCTTTTCAATTTTGGTTCAGAAAATATCAATGCAGAGATTCGTATTTCTAGCTATATAAATGTTCTAATTTCTTTGATGTTTTGGATGGGTGTCATATTCCAAATACCTTTAGTTCTTTTTGGACTTGCACGCTTAGGGGTTGTTACTCCAAGGTTGCTAGGAAGATTTCGGCGCTTTGCAATATTATTAGCCTTTGTTGCAGCCGCAATAATTACCCCAACATTCGATCCGGTAAATCAGACGTTAGTAGCCGTTCCAATAATCGTGCTTTATGAATTGGGTATTTTATTGGCACGGGTAGGTCAACTACTTAGGAAGAGATCACAAAACGATACAGAAAAAAAAGGATTTTTTAGAAAATTAGTTTCACGACTTAGGTTTTGGAAGAGATAA
- a CDS encoding twin-arginine translocase TatA/TatE family subunit — protein MPFGLGWPELTIILVIVLVIFGAGRVPEIGRALGKGIKEFRGSVSDVKEEIEGEASADTPQKASSSKSKKK, from the coding sequence ATGCCGTTTGGACTAGGTTGGCCAGAACTAACGATAATTCTTGTAATTGTCCTTGTAATATTCGGAGCTGGTAGAGTCCCTGAAATCGGGAGAGCCCTTGGCAAAGGTATAAAAGAATTCCGAGGCTCTGTCTCAGACGTTAAAGAGGAAATAGAAGGCGAAGCCTCCGCTGATACTCCCCAAAAAGCATCTTCCTCAAAATCCAAAAAAAAATAA
- the holA gene encoding DNA polymerase III subunit delta produces the protein MIYLVHGEDSFSSNEFLKELLDAIGPEDLRESNLTHIDNNEFTTATLGAACMVAPFLANRRMAIVHGALSSGENRSRTRRAKEKKTTVPEGLQDLLVQLPSFSDVVFFENRLAAKNELHDLITSISNSHGNVSIKEFRPLRREAIFQWVIDRTHMYQAKITNDASESLVDRIGSNLWILNSEIEKLSIYCSNGTITIDAVNELVTRIREANIFELVDAIMDRKYAKALKTTQQLFYDGQTGTYLLSMIASQARKIAIAQELLEKNVSPHEWGPRIGTQSDFVIRKTENQAKRFSKEAIIQFYSMLLKTDISIKSSSNDEIALTELIAESVSLPHK, from the coding sequence TTGATTTATTTAGTACACGGTGAAGATTCATTTAGTTCAAATGAGTTCTTAAAAGAATTACTAGATGCCATTGGTCCTGAAGATCTTAGAGAGTCAAATCTCACACATATTGATAACAATGAATTTACGACGGCAACACTTGGTGCTGCCTGCATGGTGGCACCTTTTCTAGCCAATAGGCGTATGGCAATCGTTCATGGCGCATTGAGCTCCGGCGAAAACCGTAGTCGCACAAGGCGTGCAAAGGAAAAAAAGACAACCGTTCCAGAAGGACTACAGGATTTACTCGTCCAACTACCTTCATTTTCGGATGTTGTTTTCTTCGAAAATCGATTAGCTGCCAAGAATGAACTTCATGATCTTATTACTAGTATTAGCAATAGCCATGGGAATGTTTCGATCAAAGAATTCAGACCACTTCGTAGAGAGGCTATTTTCCAATGGGTTATTGATCGTACGCATATGTATCAAGCAAAAATCACCAATGATGCCAGCGAATCTCTTGTAGACCGGATTGGCTCCAACCTATGGATTCTAAACTCAGAAATTGAGAAATTATCAATTTACTGCAGCAATGGCACCATAACTATTGATGCCGTAAATGAGTTAGTAACTAGAATTCGTGAAGCCAATATTTTCGAGTTAGTTGATGCAATTATGGACCGCAAATATGCAAAGGCACTTAAAACGACTCAACAGCTATTCTACGATGGACAGACCGGAACTTACTTACTATCCATGATCGCTAGTCAAGCTAGGAAAATCGCGATTGCTCAAGAGCTGCTAGAAAAAAACGTAAGCCCCCATGAATGGGGGCCACGCATCGGAACTCAATCTGACTTCGTGATACGTAAAACGGAAAACCAAGCCAAAAGATTCAGTAAAGAGGCTATTATCCAGTTTTACTCAATGCTTCTAAAAACTGATATATCCATTAAATCAAGCAGTAACGACGAAATTGCATTGACTGAACTGATTGCCGAGTCCGTATCTCTTCCGCATAAATAA
- a CDS encoding DUF1232 domain-containing protein, producing MFFIITRILSIAYLIFSRSIPLRYKILPLLGMAYFILPRDLILDLAPLGLLDDLLVFSLLFSLFVSKSTTFLRGKNKRKVEDDSIHITDFELADDAEDDSEEKNKQEKE from the coding sequence ATGTTTTTCATAATTACAAGAATTTTGTCTATAGCCTATCTGATCTTTAGCAGATCTATTCCATTACGGTACAAAATTTTGCCACTTTTAGGAATGGCTTATTTTATCCTCCCTCGTGATCTCATTCTGGATTTAGCCCCTTTAGGGCTGTTAGACGACTTACTAGTTTTCTCTTTATTATTTAGCTTGTTTGTCTCGAAAAGCACAACTTTTCTTCGAGGTAAGAACAAAAGGAAAGTAGAGGATGATTCAATACATATTACTGATTTTGAATTAGCAGATGATGCTGAGGATGATTCAGAAGAGAAAAACAAGCAAGAGAAAGAATAA